One segment of Arcanobacterium haemolyticum DSM 20595 DNA contains the following:
- a CDS encoding nitroreductase encodes MNDFSQLVSARHTVRDFDSAPVPDDVLAEIFEDARCAPSWSNTRPYRFALASGDTARRLKNAYVREFEAMSRAQAEKVAPDIDGDYDIFARYPDELRARQIEVGVGLYQHLGIARDDRAGRAEQMRRNFEAFGAPVVGLVFIHRDFLPFSAMDAGLVLQTIFLSAQSRGVDSCPLGVLAGWRRPADEVFEVPEDYALVTGFALGYGTDAPINDFRAAHPPVKFLAERA; translated from the coding sequence ATGAATGATTTTTCTCAGCTTGTTTCTGCGCGTCATACTGTTCGGGATTTTGATTCGGCGCCGGTGCCGGATGATGTGTTGGCGGAGATTTTTGAGGATGCTCGATGTGCTCCGAGTTGGTCAAACACTCGCCCGTATCGGTTTGCGCTGGCATCGGGGGATACCGCGCGGCGCTTGAAGAATGCGTATGTGCGTGAGTTTGAGGCGATGAGCCGTGCTCAAGCTGAGAAGGTGGCCCCGGATATTGACGGGGATTACGATATTTTCGCGCGTTATCCGGATGAGTTGCGTGCCCGCCAGATTGAGGTGGGGGTTGGGTTATATCAGCATCTTGGTATTGCCCGCGATGATCGTGCGGGGCGTGCGGAGCAGATGCGGCGCAATTTTGAAGCGTTTGGTGCTCCGGTTGTTGGTTTGGTGTTTATTCACCGCGATTTTTTGCCGTTTTCTGCGATGGATGCGGGGCTTGTGTTGCAGACTATCTTTTTGTCTGCACAATCGCGTGGCGTTGATTCGTGCCCGTTGGGCGTGTTGGCTGGGTGGCGCAGGCCTGCGGATGAGGTGTTTGAGGTTCCGGAAGATTACGCGTTAGTGACGGGTTTTGCGTTGGGATACGGGACGGATGCGCCGATTAATGATTTTCGTGCAGCGCATCCGCCCGTGAAGTTCCTTGCGGAGCGCGCTTAG
- a CDS encoding queuosine precursor transporter has protein sequence MTATKAKFAPTGTGLYPTFVALMAVVLILSNIGASKPVTFGSIVTDGGFFLFPLAYIIGDVVSEVYGWKASRRAVIVTFSLSVFAALCYWIMIALPGADFYDGQDALVRTLGPVWQIVVASLLGFLAGQLSNAFTMVRMKKRSGEKMLFGRMAASTVVGEFVDTLVFCVLAAQVLEIPDFATFLNYLLVGFTYKTLVELCFSPITMAVMRIVKKAEPEYGIHA, from the coding sequence ATGACTGCCACCAAGGCAAAATTCGCACCAACTGGAACCGGCCTTTACCCAACATTCGTTGCCCTCATGGCGGTCGTCCTCATTCTGTCCAACATTGGCGCATCCAAGCCAGTCACGTTCGGAAGCATCGTCACAGATGGCGGATTTTTCCTCTTCCCGCTAGCCTACATTATTGGCGACGTCGTCTCAGAAGTCTACGGCTGGAAAGCATCCCGCCGCGCAGTCATCGTCACCTTCTCCCTCTCAGTCTTCGCAGCACTCTGCTACTGGATCATGATTGCCCTTCCAGGAGCCGATTTTTACGACGGACAAGATGCACTCGTACGCACGCTCGGCCCAGTCTGGCAGATCGTCGTCGCCTCACTCCTCGGCTTCCTCGCAGGTCAGCTTTCCAATGCCTTCACCATGGTCCGGATGAAAAAGCGATCCGGCGAAAAAATGCTTTTCGGACGCATGGCGGCCTCCACCGTCGTCGGCGAATTCGTTGATACGCTCGTCTTCTGCGTACTCGCAGCCCAGGTACTCGAAATCCCAGACTTCGCAACGTTCCTCAACTACCTACTTGTAGGATTTACCTACAAAACACTCGTAGAACTCTGCTTCTCCCCCATCACCATGGCAGTCATGCGCATCGTGAAGAAAGCCGAACCAGAATACGGAATCCACGCCTAA